In Ipomoea triloba cultivar NCNSP0323 chromosome 7, ASM357664v1, a single genomic region encodes these proteins:
- the LOC116024379 gene encoding ankyrin repeat, PH and SEC7 domain containing protein secG-like, producing MDKLVKPDVEELNLHFTRAHKSSATFNLTNLMHTMSVAVSLTTTNPSLFSSSPQFCIVKPLSTACFKVSLARPSDLPPVSSPLDSVLVRSSMLPTGKATQDDLHRIFSRPGPHIFKDAKIPICLVGADVVDFLLSPSSSNSLETNFLLPKAISWCRKPQLNSLLRSAARMGNSHAVSALIEAGADVNSRDFDGVSAMGLAVEAGSIDSVEVLIRSGYTIDNRIDRFLHQAAAIDRVDLMEILCLGYIDIDFNSRDSKTQTALHVAAIQSHIESLQFLVSIGCDPDLQDANKWTPLHHAAKSGQIRAVEILVNSSKLAKNLLTEDGKTPFDVAVERGHSDLYDMLRLGDALHRAARTGDAGGLSKCLAEGANVNGRDQNGWTPLHRAAFKGRLECVKVLLKHGAKVDPVDDCGYMPLHRAIEMGHRPVALYLIAHGAKPNFKGLKPAGAHPSLTVNSF from the coding sequence ATGGACAAGCTGGTGAAGCCAGATGTTGAAGAACTGAACCTTCACTTTACCAGAGCCCACAAGTCCTCTGCGACCTTCAACCTAACCAACCTCATGCACACCATGTCCGTAGCGGTTAGTCTAACAACCACAAATCCCTCTCTCTTTTCTTCCTCGCCCCAGTTTTGTATCGTCAAGCCTCTATCCACTGCGTGCTTCAAGGTTTCCTTGGCTCGCCCCTCTGATCTCCCGCCGGTCTCCTCGCCGCTTGACTCCGTTCTCGTCCGCTCCTCCATGCTCCCCACCGGTAAGGCCACCCAGGACGATCTCCACCGCATATTTTCAAGACCCGGCCCTCATATTTTCAAGGATGCGAAGATTCCGATATGTTTGGTCGGGGCTGATGTTGTGGACTTTCTTCTTTCCCCTTCCTCGTCCAATTCTCTGGAAACTAATTTTTTGCTGCCAAAGGCGATTTCTTGGTGCCGGAAACCTCAGCTGAATTCTCTGCTCAGATCTGCGGCGAGGATGGGGAATTCACACGCCGTTTCCGCGTTAATCGAGGCCGGAGCGGACGTGAATAGCAGGGATTTTGATGGAGTTTCCGCTATGGGTTTGGCGGTTGAGGCCGGAAGTATTGATTCGGTTGAGGTTTTGATCCGGTCCGGGTACACGATTGACAACAGAATCGACCGGTTTTTACACCAAGCGGCGGCGATTGACCGGGTGGACTTGATGGAGATCTTGTGCCTGGGCTACATCGACATCGATTTCAACTCACGCGACTCCAAAACCCAAACCGCGCTTCACGTCGCGGCAATCCAATCCCACATCGAATCCCTACAGTTTCTCGTATCTATAGGGTGCGATCCCGACCTCCAGGACGCCAACAAATGGACCCCGCTTCACCACGCGGCGAAATCCGGTCAGATCCGAGCCGTCGAGATCCTGGTGAATAGCTCCAAGCTAGCCAAGAATCTTTTAACCGAAGACGGGAAGACCCCGTTTGATGTTGCCGTGGAAAGGGGACACTCCGACCTGTACGATATGTTGCGGCTGGGAGATGCGTTGCACCGAGCGGCTAGGACGGGGGACGCGGGGGGTCTGAGTAAATGTTTGGCGGAGGGGGCTAACGTGAACGGGAGGGATCAGAACGGGTGGACTCCCCTGCACAGGGCGGCTTTCAAGGGCCGGCTCGAGTGCGTTAAGGTGTTGTTGAAACATGGAGCTAAGGTTGACCCGGTCGATGATTGTGGCTACATGCCTTTACATCGTGCCATCGAAATGGGACACAGACCTGTCGCGTTGTATTTAATCGCTCATGGTGCCAAACCCAATTTCAAAGGACTTAAGCCCGCGGGAGCCCATCCTTCCCTTACTGTAAATTCTTTCTAG
- the LOC116025721 gene encoding histone H2AX-like: protein MSSAAAESKSTGGRGKPKASKSVTRSSKAGLQFPVGRVARYLKKGRYAQRVGSGSPVYLSAVLEYLAAEVLELAGNAARDNKKNRIVPRHIQLAVRNDEEFSKLLGSVTIANGGVLPNINQCLLPKKNAKGKAEIGSMSQEF, encoded by the exons ATGAGTTCTGCAGCAGCGGAATCGAAATCCACCGGCGGCCGGGGCAAGCCCAAAGCCTCCAAATCCGTCACTAGGTCCTCAAAGGCCGGCCTTCAGTTCCCCGTCGGCAGAGTCGCCAGGTATTTGAAGAAAGGCCGTTATGCTCAACGCGTCGGCTCCGGTTCTCCGGTCTATCTCTCTGCTGTTCTCGAATACCTAGCCGCTGAG GTTTTGGAGCTTGCTGGGAATGCCGCAAGGGACAATAAGAAGAACAGGATAGTCCCAAGGCACATCCAATTGGCGGTGAGAAACGACGAGGAGTTTAGCAAGCTGTTAGGATCTGTGACTATTGCCAATGGCGGTGTTCTGCCCAACATTAACCAGTGTTTGCTTCCCAAGAAGAATGCTAAAGGGAAGGCCGAGATTGGATCTATGTCCCAGGAGTTTTAG
- the LOC116024946 gene encoding uncharacterized protein LOC116024946, which yields MALAMPMFNLAPDMRVSRLCLGTMTFGEQNTFSQSIQILDRAFDAGINFFDSAEMYPVPQRAETQGRSEEFFGRWIKERKIPRDNVIFATKVSGPSGQMSWIRNGPESLDAWNITEAIDNSLLRAKTDYIDLYQIHWPDRYVPMFGETEYDPLLNFSSVSFEEQISALSRAVDAGKIRYIGLSNETPYGIMKFLQVAESGTGYPRIVSVQNSYNLLCRTFDLAMAECCHNERVSLLAYSPLAMGILSGKYFSPDGGPDDARLNLFRGRYVEGESRYNLSKARIRQAAISYCEIADKYGIHPVSLAIGFVLRHPLVASAVFGATKIWQLEEVVGAITVELGPEILADINKVHWRLPNPCP from the exons ATGGCGTTGGCCATGCCTATGTTCAATCTTGCTCCAGATATGAGGGTGTCTAGACTCTGCTTAG GAACCATGACATTTGGCGAGCAGAACACCTTTTCTCAGTCTATTCAGATCCTAGATAGAGCATTTGATGCTGGAATTAACTTCTTCGATTCTGCTGAAAT GTACCCAGTGCCTCAGCGTGCAGAAACTCAGGGGAGGAGTGAGGAGTTCTTTGGCAGATGGATTAAGGAGAGAAAAATCCCCCGAGACAATGTCATTTTTGCAACAAAG GTCAGTGGCCCTTCTGGACAGATGTCTTGGATCCGAAATGGACCAGAAAGCTTGGATGCCTGGAATATAACTGAGGCAATTGACAATAG TTTGTTGCGTGCAAAAACTGATTACATAGACTTGTATCAAATTCACTGGCCTGATCG CTATGTTCCAATGTTTGGAGAAACTGAATATGATCCGCTCCTAAATTTTTCCTCAGTGAGTTTTGAGGAACAAATAAGTGCTTTAAGCAGAGCTGTCGATGCTGGAAAG ATCAGGTACATTGGACTAAGTAATGAAACACCTTATGGCATCATGAAGTTCTTACAAGTTGCCGAAAGTGGAACTGGCTATCCTCGAATAGTTTCTGTCCAG AACTCATACAACTTGTTATGTCGAACTTTTGATTTGGCAATGGCCGAATGCTGCCACAACGAGAG GGTGAGCTTATTAGCCTACAGCCCTCTAGCAATGGGCATACTTTCTGGGAAGTACTTCTCACCTGATGGGGGTCCAGATGATGCTCGTCTTAATCTGTTCAGAG GGAGGTATGTGGAAGGGGAGTCCAGATACAACCTGTCAAAAGCCAGAATTAGACAGGCTGCAATA TCATACTGTGAAATTGCAGATAAATATGGTATTCATCCAGTGTCTCTTGCAATTG GTTTTGTTTTGAGACACCCTCTTGTGGCTAGTGCTGTGTTTGGAGCAACAAAGATATGGCAGCTTGAAGAGGTAGTTGGTGCAATCACAGTTGAGCTTGGTCCTGAAATACTTGCCGATATTAACAAGGTCCACTGGAGGCTTCCCAACCCCTGTCCTTGA
- the LOC116025226 gene encoding serine/threonine-protein phosphatase BSL1 produces the protein MASKPWLYPAPTYRSLETFWDTDEDAPGPRCGHTLTAVAATKTHGPRLILFGGATAIEGGNGGPGIRLAGVTNAIHSYDVLTRKWTRLQPAGEPPSPRAAHAAAAVGTMVVFQGGIGPAGHSTDDLYVLDLTNDKLKWHRVVVQGQGPGPRYGHVMDLVAQRYLVTFSGNDGKRVLSDAWALDTAQKPYVWQRLNPEGDRPSGRMYATASARSDGMFLLCGGRDASGTPLADAYGLLMHRNGQWEWTLAPGVAASARYQHASVFVGARLHVTGGVLRGGRAVEGEAAIAVLDTAAGVWLDRNGLVTSSRNNKGQTEHDPSLELIRRCRHAVASVGVRIYSFGGLRGDILLDDLLVAENSPLQSDLNSPVLSSERTPIMGTARSVNSDATPDGNVISSGGLSMDRNSMEKLAEASAAEAEAANAVWQAAQAASNNPEETSVSDDNSQAAETTSDGSDGEVDVRLHPRAVVVAKEAVGNLGGMVRQLSLDQFENESRRMVPSQNDLSNPTKKFTRQKSPQGLHKKIISTLLRPRNWKAPVNRKFFLDSYEVGELCYAAEQIFMHEPTVLQLKAPVKVFGDLHGQFGDLMRLFDEYGFPSTAGDITYIDYLFLGDYVDRGQHSLETITLLLALKIEYPENVHLIRGNHEAADINALFGFRIECIERMGENDGIWAWTRFNQLFNYLPLAALIEKKIICMHGGIGRSINSVEQIEKIERPITMDAGSIVLMDLLWSDPTENDSVEGLRPNARGPGLVTFGPDRVTDFCKRNKLQLIIRAHECVMDGFERFAQGQLITLFSATNYCGTANNAGAILVVGRGLVIVPKLIHPLPPPLLSPDTSPERVTEDTWMQELNIQRPPTPTRGRPQPDLDRNSLAYI, from the exons ATGGCTTCCAAGCCGTGGCTTTATCCAGCTCCAACTTATCGTAGCTTAGAGACATTTTGGGACACCGATGAAGACGCTCCCGGTCCCCGCTGCGGCCACACCCTCACCGCCGTCGCCGCCACCAAAACGCACGGCCCCCGCCTCATCCTCTTTGGCGGCGCCACCGCTATTGAAGGCGGCAATGGTGGCCCCGGCATCC GTCTTGCCGGCGTAACCAATGCTATTCATTCTTATGATGTTCTCACCAGAAAATGGACCAG ACTACAACCAGCTGGAGAGCCACCTTCGCCGAGGGCCGCACATGCAGCTGCAGCTGTTGGAACTATGGTTGTATTTCAG GGCGGCATAGGACCTGCTGGCCATTCAACTGACGACCTATATGTTCTTGACTTGACCAATGACAAATTGAAATGGCACCG AGTTGTAGTTCAAGGCCAGGGTCCTGGCCCAAGATACGGCCATGTTATGGACTTGGTTGCGCAAAGATATCTTGTTACCTTTAGTGGCAATGATG GGAAGAGAGTTCTGTCGGATGCCTGGGCTTTGGATACTGCTCAGAAACCATATGTCTGGCAAAGGCTGAATCCAGAAGGTGATAGACCCTCTGGTAGAAT GTATGCAACTGCAAGTGCGCGCTCAGATGGGATGTTTTTGCTCTGTGGTGGGAGAGATGCTTCAGGCACG CCCCTGGCAGATGCTTATGGACTACTCATGCATAGAAATGGCCAATGGGAATGGACTCTTGCTCCGGGGGTTGCAGCTTCAGCAAGGTACCAACATGCTTCG GTCTTTGTTGGTGCACGATTACATGTTACAGGAGGTGTACTTAGGGGTGGTCGTGCTGTGGAAGGTGAAGCAGCTATAGCAG TATTGGATACAGCTGCTGGAGTTTGGTTAGATAGGAATGGGCTGGTAACTTCTTCACGTAATAACAAAGGGCAAACAGAGCATGATCCTTCATTAGAGCTTATACGACGCTGTCGCCATGCAGTTGCATCTGTTGGTGTTCGGATATACTCTTTTGGTGGTCTTAGAGGAG ATATTCTATTAGATGATTTACTGGTTGCAGAAAATTCTCCATTGCAATCTGACTTAAACTCCCCAGTTTTATCATCTGAGCGAACCCCAATAATGGGGACTGCTAGATCAGTCAATTCTGATGCAACTCCAGACGGAAATGTCATCTCATCTGGTGGTTTAAG CATGGACAGGAATTCTATGGAGAAACTGGCTGAGGCTTCTgctgctgaagctgaggctgcTAATGCTGTCTGGCAAGCAGCACAGGCTGCATCTAACAATCCTGAAGAAACATCTGTATCTGATGATAATTCCCAAGCTGCAGAAACCACTTCAGACGGTAGTGATGGTGAAGTGGATGTCCGCCTTCACCCCAGAGCT GTTGTAGTTGCAAAAGAAGCTGTTGGTAACCTAGGAGGAATGGTAAGGCAATTGTCCTTGGATCAATTTGAAAATGAGAGCCGGCGAATGGTTCCATCTCAAAACGATCTGTCAAATCCAACCAAAAAATTTACTAGGCAGAAATCTCCCCAGGGGTTGCATAAGAAG ATCATATCAACTCTGCTTAGGCCTCGGAATTGGAAAGCTCCTGTCAACAGAAAGTTCTTTCTGGATTCTTATGAAGTGGGTGAACTTTGTTATGCTGCTGAGCAGATCTTCATGCATGAGCCCACTGTTCTACAACTGAAAGCTCCAGTCAAAGTGTTTGGTGATCTCCATGGACAGTTTGGTGATCTAATGCGACTGTTTGATGAATATGGATTTCCTTCCACTGCCGGAGACATAAC TTATATTGACTATTTATTTCTCGGCGATTACGTTGATCGAGGACAGCACAGCTTGGAGACCATCACTTTGCTTCTAGCTCTAAAA ATTGAATATCCTGAGAATGTTCATTTAATACGAGGCAATCATGAGGCTGCAGACATCAATGCACTTTTTGGTTTTCGAATTGAATGCATTGAAAGAATG GGAGAGAATGATGGAATCTGGGCTTGGACGCGTTTCAATCAACTGTTTAACTATCTTCCACTTGCTGCActtattgaaaagaaaatcatCTGTATGCATGGTGGTATAGGGAGGTCAATAAATTCAGTTgaacaaattgaaaaaatagaaaGACCAATAACAATGGATGCTGGCTCCATAGTGCTTATGGATTTACTATG GTCTGATCCCACGGAAAATGATAGTGTGGAAGGATTGAGACCAAATGCAAGAGGGCCCGGTCTTGTGACCTTTGGG CCTGATCGTGTTACAGATTTCTGTAAGAGGAATAAATTGCAATTAATAATAAGAGCACATGAGTGTGTTATGGATGGATTTGAACGTTTTGCCCAGGGGCAGTTGATCACACTATTTTCTGCTACTAACTATTGTG GAACTGCCAATAATGCTGGTGCAATACTGGTAGTTGGGAGAGGACTTGTTATAGTTCCTAAATTGATTCATCCATTGCCACCGCCTCTTCTATCCCCAGATACATCTCCAGAACGGGTCACTGAAGACACATGGATGCAG GAACTAAACATTCAAAGACCACCTACCCCTACTCGTGGTCGCCCTCAGCCTGACCTAGACCGGAACTCACTTGCTTATATATGA